The following are from one region of the Theropithecus gelada isolate Dixy chromosome 6, Tgel_1.0, whole genome shotgun sequence genome:
- the ARRDC3 gene encoding arrestin domain-containing protein 3 isoform X1 — protein sequence MVLGKVKSLTISFDCLNDSNVPVYSSGDTVSGRVNLEVTGEIRVKSLKIHARGHAKVRWTESRNAGSNTAYTQNYTEEVEYFNHKDILIGHERDDDNSEEGFHTIHSGRHEYAFSFELPQTPLATSFEGRHGSVRYWVKAELHRPWLLPVKLKKEFTVFEHIDINTPSLLSPQAGTKEKTLCCWFCTSGPISLSAKIERKGYTPGESIQIFAEIENCSSRMVVPKAAIYQTQAFYAKGKMKEVKQLVANLRGESLSSGKTETWNGKLLKIPPVSPSILDCSIIRVEYSLMVYVDIPGAMDLFLNLPLVIGTIPLHPFGSRTSSVSSQCSMNMNWLSLSLPERPEAPPSYAEVVTEEQRRNNLAPVNACDDFERALQGPLFAYIQEFRFLPPPLYSEIDPNPDQSADDRPSCPSR from the exons atggtgctgggaaaggtGAAGAGTTTGACAATAAGCTTTGACTGTCTTAATGACAGCAATGTCCCTGTGTATTCTAGTGGGGATACTGTCTCAGGAAGGGTAAATTTAGAAGTTACTGGGGAAATCAGAGTAAAATCTCTTAAAATTCATGCAAGAGGACATGCGAAAGTACGCTGGACTGAATCTAGAAACGCCGGCTCCAATACTGCCTATACACAGAATTACACTGAAGAAGTAGAATATTTCAACCATAAAGACATCTTAATTGGGCACGAAAGAG aTGATGATAATTCCGAAGAAGGCTTCCACACTATTCATTCAGGAAGGCATGAATATGCATTCAGCTTCGAGCTTCCACAGAC ACCACTTGCTACCTCATTCGAAGGCCGACATGGCAGTGTGCGCTATTGGGTGAAAGCCGAATTGCACAGGCCTTGGCTACTACCAGTAAAATTAAAGAAGGAATTTACAGTCTTTGAGCATATAGATATCAACACTCCTTCATTACTG TCACCCCAAGCAGGCACAAAAGAAAAGACACTCTGTTGCTGGTTCTGTACCTCAGGCCCAATATCCTTAAGTGCCAAAATTGAAAGGAAGGGCTATACCCCAG GTGAATCAATTCAGATATTTGCTGAGATTGAGAACTGCTCTTCCCGAATGGTGGTGCCAAAGGCAGCCATTTACCAAACACAGGCCTTCTATGCCAAAGGGAAAATGAAGGAAGTAAAACAGCTTGTGGCTAACTTGCGTGGGGAATCCTTATCATCTGGAAAGACAGAGACGTGGAATGGCAAGTTGCTGAAAATTCCACCAGTTTCTCCCTCTATCCTCGACTGTAGTATAATCCGTGTGGAATATTCACTAATG GTATATGTGGATATTCCTGGAGCTAtggatttatttcttaatttgccACTTGTCATCGGTACCATTCCTCTACATCCATTTGGTAGCAGAACCTCAAGTGTAAGCAGTCAGTGTAGCATGAATATGAACTGGCTCAGTTTATCACTTCCTGAAAGACCTGAAG CACCACCCAGCTATGCAGAAGTGGTAACAGAGGAACAAAGGCGGAACAATCTTGCACCAGTGAATGCTTGTGATGACTTTGAGAGAGCGCTTCAAGGACCACTGTTTGCATATATCCAGGAGTTTCGGTTCTTGCCTCCGCCTCTTTATTCAGAA ATTGATCCAaatcctgatcagtcagcagaTGACAGACCATCCTGCCCCTCTCGTTGA
- the ARRDC3 gene encoding arrestin domain-containing protein 3 isoform X2, with translation MVVPKAAIYQTQAFYAKGKMKEVKQLVANLRGESLSSGKTETWNGKLLKIPPVSPSILDCSIIRVEYSLMVYVDIPGAMDLFLNLPLVIGTIPLHPFGSRTSSVSSQCSMNMNWLSLSLPERPEAPPSYAEVVTEEQRRNNLAPVNACDDFERALQGPLFAYIQEFRFLPPPLYSEIDPNPDQSADDRPSCPSR, from the exons ATGGTGGTGCCAAAGGCAGCCATTTACCAAACACAGGCCTTCTATGCCAAAGGGAAAATGAAGGAAGTAAAACAGCTTGTGGCTAACTTGCGTGGGGAATCCTTATCATCTGGAAAGACAGAGACGTGGAATGGCAAGTTGCTGAAAATTCCACCAGTTTCTCCCTCTATCCTCGACTGTAGTATAATCCGTGTGGAATATTCACTAATG GTATATGTGGATATTCCTGGAGCTAtggatttatttcttaatttgccACTTGTCATCGGTACCATTCCTCTACATCCATTTGGTAGCAGAACCTCAAGTGTAAGCAGTCAGTGTAGCATGAATATGAACTGGCTCAGTTTATCACTTCCTGAAAGACCTGAAG CACCACCCAGCTATGCAGAAGTGGTAACAGAGGAACAAAGGCGGAACAATCTTGCACCAGTGAATGCTTGTGATGACTTTGAGAGAGCGCTTCAAGGACCACTGTTTGCATATATCCAGGAGTTTCGGTTCTTGCCTCCGCCTCTTTATTCAGAA ATTGATCCAaatcctgatcagtcagcagaTGACAGACCATCCTGCCCCTCTCGTTGA